From the Teredinibacter turnerae T7901 genome, one window contains:
- a CDS encoding glycoside hydrolase family 9 protein, which produces MLKKLALAAGIAAATLAASGSHGQTFAYGEALQKSIYFYEAQQAGPLPEWNRVAWRGDSVPDDGADVGLDLRGGWFDAGDHVKFGFPMAASATLVAWGGVDYKDAYEQSGQMEHLRNNLRFVNDYFISAHPAPNVLYGQVGDGSADHTFWGPAEVLHHKIPGSRISMKIDESCPGTDLAAETAAAMAASAMVFQGEDDAYAATLITHAKQLWQFADSTKGTTGTDTAYSNCITGAQGFYTSTYGVYYDELAWGALWLWRATGEDFYLEQAKHYYGLMGFENQTTTPVYTWSLGWNDKAYAVYVLMAALVGDEVYHADAQRYLDHWSVGEGNRTPNGLILVDSWGVNRYAANAGYLALFYADAIGSDHPLYDRYHNFGKKQIDHILGDNPDNQSYVVGFGDNFPINVHHRGSHGSWSDSISNPVNQRHVLYGAVAGGPQGDTGYEEDRNDYVQNEVATDYNSGFTSAVAALYDHYGGAPLANFPPPEPESVEYLVGAKINSSGNRFVEMKAVIQNHSTTPAQGKDDLYMRYFYDLSEVFAAGYSLNDLTVASGYNQASDVTGLQHWDGNVYYVEAQFYDDVVFPGGQSAHRREVQFRVSLPTTSNLAEWDNTNDPSFDPSYLTVDSSLTYGIDAPKIPLYDANGLLWGEEPPRGGTSSSSSSSSSSSSSSSSSSSSSSSSSSSSSNSSSSSSSSSSNSSSSNSSSSSSSSSSSSSSSSSSGGTCADVNVYPNWTARDWAGGVPNHAEAGDLMVYQGTVYQANWYTNSVPGSDASWTNQGLCAGGGSSSSSSSSSSSSSSSSSSSSSSSGASGSSSSSSSSSSSSSSSSSSSSSSGGGAMCNWYGWQVPICEDTPSGWGNENGQTCVGPDTCQEVVN; this is translated from the coding sequence ATGTTGAAAAAACTGGCTTTAGCAGCCGGGATCGCAGCAGCAACACTGGCTGCATCCGGTTCCCATGGGCAGACGTTCGCGTACGGCGAAGCTCTGCAAAAATCCATCTATTTTTATGAGGCTCAACAGGCCGGCCCACTCCCGGAATGGAACCGCGTTGCCTGGCGTGGCGACTCAGTTCCTGATGACGGTGCCGACGTCGGACTGGATTTACGCGGTGGCTGGTTCGATGCGGGCGACCACGTTAAGTTTGGCTTTCCAATGGCCGCGTCAGCGACACTCGTCGCCTGGGGAGGCGTCGATTACAAAGACGCGTACGAACAGTCGGGGCAAATGGAACATCTGCGCAACAACCTGCGCTTCGTCAATGACTACTTTATCAGCGCGCACCCCGCTCCGAACGTGCTTTACGGGCAGGTTGGCGATGGCAGTGCAGACCATACCTTCTGGGGTCCCGCTGAGGTTCTGCACCACAAGATCCCCGGCTCGCGCATTTCTATGAAGATTGACGAAAGCTGCCCGGGTACCGATCTGGCCGCAGAGACCGCAGCAGCGATGGCCGCGTCTGCGATGGTTTTTCAGGGTGAGGACGATGCTTACGCAGCAACCCTGATCACTCACGCCAAACAGCTGTGGCAATTTGCTGATTCAACCAAAGGCACAACCGGTACAGATACAGCCTATTCCAATTGCATAACAGGTGCACAGGGCTTTTATACGTCGACGTATGGCGTTTACTACGATGAACTTGCCTGGGGTGCTCTCTGGTTATGGCGCGCAACTGGAGAAGACTTCTACCTGGAACAAGCCAAGCATTACTACGGTTTGATGGGCTTTGAAAACCAGACGACAACTCCGGTATATACCTGGTCGCTTGGCTGGAACGATAAAGCGTATGCCGTTTATGTACTTATGGCCGCACTTGTAGGTGACGAGGTTTACCACGCAGATGCACAGCGCTACCTGGATCACTGGAGCGTCGGCGAGGGTAACCGCACACCCAATGGGCTGATTCTGGTCGACTCCTGGGGGGTAAACCGCTATGCGGCCAACGCGGGTTATCTCGCACTCTTTTATGCAGATGCGATTGGCAGTGACCACCCCCTTTATGATCGTTACCACAATTTTGGTAAGAAGCAGATCGATCATATCCTGGGCGACAACCCTGACAACCAAAGCTACGTCGTCGGCTTTGGCGATAATTTCCCAATCAATGTTCACCACCGTGGCTCCCACGGTTCCTGGTCCGACAGCATTTCCAACCCGGTTAATCAACGCCATGTGCTATACGGCGCAGTTGCCGGTGGTCCGCAGGGCGATACAGGCTATGAAGAAGACCGCAATGACTATGTGCAGAATGAGGTCGCAACAGACTACAACTCAGGCTTCACCAGTGCCGTCGCTGCACTTTATGATCACTATGGTGGCGCGCCCCTGGCGAACTTCCCGCCTCCCGAGCCAGAGTCGGTGGAGTATCTGGTGGGGGCCAAGATCAATTCCTCTGGCAACCGCTTCGTGGAAATGAAAGCCGTTATTCAAAACCACAGCACAACACCCGCCCAAGGTAAAGACGACCTTTACATGCGCTATTTCTATGATCTGAGCGAAGTATTTGCCGCAGGCTACAGTTTGAATGATCTAACGGTGGCGTCCGGATACAACCAAGCCTCGGATGTGACTGGCCTGCAACATTGGGATGGCAACGTCTACTATGTGGAAGCCCAGTTCTATGACGATGTGGTATTTCCCGGTGGTCAGTCCGCGCACCGACGGGAAGTACAATTTCGCGTGTCCCTGCCAACCACATCCAATCTTGCCGAGTGGGACAACACGAACGACCCCTCGTTTGATCCAAGTTATTTAACGGTCGATAGTAGTCTGACTTACGGTATCGACGCGCCGAAAATTCCACTCTACGACGCCAACGGCCTGCTCTGGGGCGAGGAGCCACCCCGTGGCGGAACTTCCTCCAGCTCATCGTCGAGCAGTTCGTCCTCTAGCTCATCCAGCAGTTCATCGTCGAGCAGCTCCTCGAGCAGTTCGTCCTCGAGTAATTCGTCCTCTAGCTCGTCCAGCTCTTCGTCGAATTCTTCGTCGTCTAACAGCAGTTCCTCGTCCAGCTCAAGCTCATCGAGCAGTTCCAGTTCGTCGAGTTCGGGCGGCACCTGTGCGGACGTGAACGTATACCCCAACTGGACCGCACGTGACTGGGCCGGTGGAGTACCGAACCACGCGGAAGCCGGTGATTTGATGGTTTACCAAGGTACTGTCTACCAAGCTAATTGGTACACCAACAGTGTGCCTGGCAGTGATGCATCCTGGACCAACCAAGGGTTATGTGCCGGCGGCGGATCCAGCTCCAGCAGCTCATCATCCAGCTCAAGCAGCTCTTCGTCCAGCAGCAGCTCAAGCTCGTCCAGTGGTGCGTCCGGTTCATCCTCCAGCTCGAGCAGTTCGTCCTCGTCAAGTTCGAGCAGCAGCTCTTCGAGTTCGTCTTCTGGTGGCGGCGCCATGTGTAACTGGTATGGCTGGCAAGTACCTATTTGTGAAGACACCCCATCTGGCTGGGGCAACGAAAATGGCCAAACATGTGTCGGCCCCGATACTTGCCAAGAGGTCGTCAACTAG
- a CDS encoding cellulase family glycosylhydrolase translates to MKPFKLLSSVAATIAAVCLSTAANAGFHVENGLLLDANDKPFVMRGVNHAHTWYEARTQQALIDIESVGANAVRIVLSNGAHGEGWGRDSEQAVAGIIAQMKALEMISIVEVHDSTGYPEKAGAAPMSTAVDYWLDIKDALIGEEDYVIINIANEPFGNTASADDWIDAHKEAITRLRAAGLTHTLMVDAANWGQDWQYVMRDHAQEIFAHDPLANIVFSIHMYQIFNNRQAVDSYLKTFVEDYKLPLVVGEFGADHGGEDVDEASILELCELYNLGYLGWSWSGNSGGVESLDITLNYDVNDLSPWGDFLINSAYGIRNTAQTASVFTNGQISYAPKAIDFNITTLADTAAQIVLSGTDLDGVITDSTITNAPLNGTLLGSGVELTYLPAGGYSGLDPFTYTLTDNAGLESNSATGTVIVADAGGANGAPLCDVEFVRVEEWDKGSHLQLILNNNGAASIAGYDLSWDVAPSETLSGGYNATSYSQTGNTITAHVAAGHFNGTLAPGAAATLDYQISKAGGLALQPAYYRLNNYICADAGFTPTSTSSSSSSSSSNSSSSSSNSSSSSSSSSSSSNSSSSNSSSSNSSSSNSSSSSSSSSSSSGGSCVEMCQWYQDPLRPLCTQQDSGWGWENNQSCIGRTTCASQSGSGGIVSNCTGSSSSSSSSSSSSSSSSSSSSSSNSSSSSSSSTTSSSTSSSSSSSTSSSSSGGGQQCNWYGWIVPVCAFSDQGWGNENGQTCVGASTCTNIIE, encoded by the coding sequence ATGAAACCATTCAAATTATTGTCCTCGGTTGCAGCAACAATCGCTGCCGTGTGCCTGAGCACTGCCGCAAACGCGGGTTTTCACGTAGAAAACGGTTTGCTGTTGGATGCCAACGACAAACCTTTTGTGATGCGAGGGGTAAACCACGCGCACACATGGTATGAAGCCCGTACCCAGCAAGCGCTTATTGATATAGAAAGCGTTGGCGCAAATGCGGTGCGCATTGTGCTGAGCAATGGCGCGCACGGCGAAGGTTGGGGCCGCGACAGTGAACAGGCAGTTGCCGGAATCATCGCCCAGATGAAAGCCCTTGAAATGATCAGTATCGTCGAAGTACACGATTCCACTGGCTATCCTGAAAAAGCTGGCGCGGCACCAATGTCAACAGCAGTCGATTACTGGCTCGACATAAAAGATGCTCTGATTGGCGAGGAAGATTACGTCATTATCAATATCGCCAACGAGCCGTTCGGCAATACTGCCAGTGCGGATGACTGGATAGATGCGCACAAAGAGGCCATCACCCGGCTTCGCGCCGCCGGCCTCACCCACACTTTGATGGTCGATGCCGCCAACTGGGGTCAGGACTGGCAATACGTCATGCGGGATCACGCGCAGGAAATTTTTGCTCACGACCCGCTCGCCAATATTGTTTTCAGTATTCACATGTATCAGATATTCAACAATCGACAAGCAGTCGACAGCTACCTGAAAACTTTTGTCGAGGATTACAAGCTACCACTGGTAGTGGGTGAGTTTGGCGCGGATCATGGTGGCGAGGACGTCGATGAAGCATCAATCCTCGAACTCTGCGAGCTGTACAACCTCGGCTATCTCGGCTGGTCCTGGTCTGGCAACAGTGGCGGCGTTGAGTCGCTCGATATCACCCTTAACTACGATGTAAACGATCTCAGTCCCTGGGGTGATTTTCTTATCAACAGTGCGTACGGTATTCGCAACACGGCGCAAACAGCCTCGGTGTTCACTAACGGACAGATCAGCTATGCCCCCAAAGCGATTGATTTTAATATCACCACTCTCGCTGATACAGCTGCGCAGATTGTTCTTTCTGGAACCGACCTGGATGGCGTAATCACTGACAGCACCATTACCAACGCACCTTTAAATGGCACGCTGCTCGGCTCAGGCGTTGAACTGACTTATTTACCCGCCGGAGGCTACTCGGGTCTCGACCCGTTTACCTACACCCTGACCGACAACGCAGGGCTCGAATCGAATTCAGCAACTGGCACCGTGATAGTTGCGGATGCTGGCGGAGCCAATGGCGCTCCGCTGTGCGACGTAGAGTTCGTCCGAGTGGAAGAGTGGGACAAAGGCTCGCATTTACAGCTAATACTTAACAATAATGGCGCCGCGAGCATTGCCGGCTACGACCTCAGCTGGGACGTCGCTCCCAGTGAAACCTTGAGTGGGGGTTATAACGCTACAAGTTACAGCCAAACCGGAAATACCATTACGGCGCATGTTGCAGCCGGTCATTTCAACGGCACCTTGGCGCCAGGCGCAGCTGCCACTCTGGACTATCAAATCAGCAAAGCCGGAGGCCTCGCTCTTCAACCTGCCTATTATCGCCTAAACAACTATATCTGCGCGGATGCTGGGTTCACGCCGACGAGCACCAGCTCTTCATCCAGCTCAAGCTCGAGTAACAGTTCCAGCTCATCCAGCAACTCATCTAGCAGTAGCTCGTCTAGCAGTAGCTCGTCTAACAGTAGCTCGTCTAACAGTAGCTCGTCTAACAGTAGCTCGTCTAACAGCTCCAGTTCGTCGAGCTCGTCATCAAGCAGCTCGGGTGGCAGTTGCGTCGAAATGTGCCAGTGGTATCAAGACCCGCTGCGACCTCTTTGCACTCAGCAGGATTCAGGCTGGGGATGGGAAAACAATCAGAGCTGTATCGGCCGAACCACCTGTGCAAGCCAGAGTGGTTCCGGCGGGATTGTTTCCAACTGTACTGGAAGTAGCAGCTCCAGCTCGTCCAGTTCGTCCAGTTCGTCCAGTTCGTCCAGTTCGTCCAGCTCTTCGAATTCATCGAGTTCTTCGAGTTCTAGCACGACCTCATCATCGACAAGTTCGAGCAGTAGTTCGTCCACGAGTAGTTCCAGTTCTGGCGGCGGACAGCAGTGCAATTGGTACGGTTGGATTGTGCCTGTTTGCGCATTTAGCGATCAAGGTTGGGGCAACGAAAATGGCCAGACCTGTGTTGGCGCTAGCACTTGCACAAACATAATTGAATAA